The proteins below come from a single Actinomycetota bacterium genomic window:
- a CDS encoding prepilin-type N-terminal cleavage/methylation domain-containing protein has translation MEAGRYCLIKDGKGFSLVELVIVISILGFLLAVAIPVWNSFVSSSNHKAAIRQVATDIRETQSKAMAELKYYGIEFDEGGSSYSIYSHETANNAALFVAANLEQEVSLSDLNGVSFSSITFNNSYGPDRVIYKKDGSISGVAGSVYLTNGSKFQQLSVVTTGKLTIK, from the coding sequence ATGGAAGCAGGCAGGTATTGTTTAATAAAAGATGGAAAGGGCTTTAGCTTAGTCGAGCTGGTGATCGTGATCTCGATTTTAGGGTTTCTGCTCGCGGTGGCCATACCGGTTTGGAATAGTTTCGTATCGAGCAGCAACCACAAAGCAGCCATCAGACAGGTGGCAACCGATATTCGTGAAACGCAGAGTAAGGCGATGGCTGAGTTAAAATACTATGGGATAGAGTTTGATGAGGGCGGAAGCTCTTACTCAATTTACTCTCACGAAACCGCAAACAATGCCGCACTCTTTGTTGCCGCCAATCTCGAGCAAGAAGTTTCGCTAAGCGACCTTAACGGCGTCTCTTTCAGCAGCATAACCTTCAACAATAGCTATGGGCCCGATAGGGTGATTTATAAAAAAGACGGCTCAATATCGGGGGTTGCCGGCTCAGTTTATCTTACCAACGGCAGCAAATTCCAGCAACTGAGCGTGGTTACAACCGGCAAGTTAACGATCAAATAG
- a CDS encoding prepilin-type N-terminal cleavage/methylation domain-containing protein has product MAVNREAPRSERGFTLAEVMVYSFLLVLILAGLYTLLGGALRSWQAEDDLVEVQQNARLAVDRVVSEIRGAKSVVDDATYDSTPNAIYLWVDEDVDGVVDGGETRLFSYDSGNKRLRYGLGGNSQLADYVEPIPPATGSIFTYYQGATSIAVDEERANRIAIEFRIVKGDFSKNYKSSVQLRNKNL; this is encoded by the coding sequence ATGGCGGTTAACAGAGAGGCTCCCCGTAGCGAAAGGGGGTTTACCTTGGCAGAAGTGATGGTCTACTCATTTCTTCTCGTCCTTATTCTAGCCGGTCTTTATACGCTTCTTGGTGGGGCGCTAAGATCTTGGCAGGCTGAGGATGACCTGGTCGAGGTTCAGCAAAATGCTAGGCTGGCCGTGGATAGGGTAGTATCTGAGATAAGGGGCGCAAAAAGCGTGGTCGATGATGCAACCTATGATTCCACCCCAAACGCGATATATTTGTGGGTGGATGAAGACGTTGATGGAGTAGTGGACGGGGGGGAGACTAGACTTTTTAGCTATGATTCAGGGAACAAGCGCCTACGTTATGGCTTAGGAGGCAATTCTCAATTGGCCGACTACGTGGAACCGATTCCTCCGGCCACCGGCAGCATTTTTACTTACTATCAAGGCGCAACGTCCATTGCGGTTGATGAGGAGAGGGCCAATCGGATAGCGATCGAATTTAGGATCGTCAAGGGCGATTTTAGCAAGAATTACAAGTCAAGCGTGCAGCTTAGAAATAAAAATCTGTAA
- a CDS encoding pilus assembly PilX N-terminal domain-containing protein produces the protein MKMMRLRREKGMAMVTAIMLVLAFAVLGGAAIIATTGDVRMSKNLEDSNQALAIAEAGANYATVNLKANWDFFSIANPADTIDDSKNFPNPADSNAKFELRVTAPATNTRVINSTGIGGDAKRIVEVKLSRINMGYAFSQVLLANLNIGFRGTLPKTVMTTTGKARLNDFNIVGKEIDTELRVTSATTGSPLPQVSFAGGPVTYGPGELVTTDWTAPSIFSESESNILIPFLTWDKEKGGWDYFVSKDYSNTDPWRSTTPTPAVYFFYSDPAGKGDDGSEWDKWDVVGAASVEFKVKGNVATAYPDGIVNYQVNKGPSQTLNKGGLQLPENAIIVVRTVNPASSTREITGYAQVSGDGAFKHTLISDGRIEIIDDGAPNNLLFDPSPIRLALAAPIIEVTANSANTSRSIRFGESGKGVLVYASSEFSALPSANGGRIQMDLYGSLLSFGSIGLGQNAVSGIPSGNNGLHLFSLESDVSYVNNLYSMFNTSGDKIFQLFKGPKGTDGDDDQPGWTRRWTDYIKFGEFSNNFSAYEDIDFSGDVIVVNSWKDIR, from the coding sequence ATGAAAATGATGAGGCTTAGGAGAGAGAAGGGCATGGCCATGGTCACGGCCATCATGCTGGTTTTAGCCTTTGCGGTTTTGGGAGGGGCTGCCATCATTGCGACCACTGGCGACGTTAGGATGAGCAAGAACTTAGAGGACTCCAATCAGGCCCTGGCCATCGCCGAGGCCGGGGCGAATTATGCAACTGTCAATCTGAAGGCCAACTGGGATTTTTTCTCAATAGCAAATCCCGCGGACACTATAGATGACTCAAAAAACTTCCCCAATCCGGCCGATAGCAACGCCAAGTTCGAGCTCAGGGTAACGGCCCCCGCCACAAATACGAGGGTCATCAACTCGACGGGCATAGGAGGCGACGCCAAGCGGATCGTTGAGGTTAAATTGAGCAGAATCAACATGGGTTACGCTTTCAGCCAGGTTTTACTGGCTAATCTGAACATAGGCTTTCGGGGGACGCTTCCCAAAACGGTTATGACTACGACCGGCAAAGCGCGCCTAAATGATTTTAATATCGTAGGCAAAGAGATTGATACGGAGCTTCGGGTTACCTCGGCTACCACCGGCAGCCCTCTGCCCCAGGTAAGCTTCGCGGGCGGCCCTGTAACCTATGGCCCGGGGGAATTGGTTACCACAGACTGGACTGCGCCGTCCATCTTCTCAGAGAGCGAGTCGAATATTTTAATCCCCTTCTTGACGTGGGACAAAGAGAAGGGCGGCTGGGATTACTTCGTCAGCAAAGATTATAGCAACACCGACCCTTGGCGGTCGACTACCCCCACGCCGGCCGTCTACTTCTTTTATAGCGATCCAGCCGGAAAAGGCGATGATGGCAGCGAATGGGATAAATGGGATGTGGTGGGGGCCGCAAGTGTAGAATTTAAGGTAAAAGGGAACGTCGCTACCGCTTACCCCGATGGCATAGTTAATTATCAAGTGAACAAAGGGCCGAGTCAAACGCTTAATAAAGGAGGGCTACAGCTTCCCGAAAACGCGATCATCGTGGTCAGAACGGTAAATCCAGCAAGCTCCACCAGAGAGATCACCGGCTATGCCCAGGTCTCTGGAGATGGCGCCTTCAAACATACCCTCATTTCTGATGGCCGGATAGAGATTATCGATGACGGTGCTCCAAATAACCTCTTATTTGATCCCAGCCCCATCAGATTGGCCTTGGCCGCCCCCATCATCGAGGTCACCGCTAACAGCGCTAACACGAGCCGCTCCATCCGCTTTGGCGAGAGCGGCAAAGGGGTTCTCGTCTATGCAAGCAGTGAGTTCTCGGCCCTTCCCTCGGCCAATGGCGGCCGCATACAGATGGATCTCTACGGCTCGCTGCTCTCTTTCGGCTCTATCGGTTTGGGCCAAAACGCAGTCAGCGGCATCCCTTCGGGTAACAACGGTCTCCATCTCTTTAGTTTGGAAAGTGATGTCAGTTATGTTAACAATCTATATAGTATGTTTAACACAAGCGGCGACAAGATATTCCAGCTCTTCAAGGGGCCCAAAGGCACTGATGGAGATGATGATCAGCCTGGCTGGACAAGACGTTGGACGGATTATATAAAATTTGGGGAATTTTCAAATAATTTTAGCGCATACGAAGACATTGACTTCAGCGGCGATGTTATAGTCGTCAATTCTTGGAAGGATATCCGCTAA
- a CDS encoding type II secretion system protein produces MKKNAWAPKKTEKGFSLVEFMLVIVILGLLVAVAVPVWDAFVSGSNLKAAVRQVATDIRDIQGEAMAELKYYGIVFDEGLNTYHIYSSTDKATLFTAAAPVGKTLSDGATFSRSGGDPVTFLNNRLIFNKDGSADVVNPEESIYLQNDKGRERFITVAATGKATVN; encoded by the coding sequence ATGAAAAAAAACGCATGGGCGCCAAAAAAAACCGAAAAGGGCTTTAGTTTAGTCGAATTCATGCTCGTCATAGTCATCTTGGGTTTGCTTGTGGCCGTGGCCGTGCCGGTATGGGATGCCTTCGTCTCCGGCAGCAATCTGAAGGCGGCCGTAAGGCAAGTTGCAACCGATATAAGGGACATTCAAGGCGAGGCCATGGCCGAGCTTAAATATTATGGGATAGTATTTGATGAGGGTCTAAATACGTATCATATATATTCCTCCACAGACAAGGCAACACTTTTTACCGCCGCAGCTCCTGTGGGTAAGACCCTATCAGATGGGGCAACCTTCTCAAGAAGTGGCGGAGATCCGGTTACGTTCCTTAATAATCGTCTGATATTCAACAAAGATGGTTCCGCCGATGTTGTAAATCCCGAAGAGAGCATATATCTCCAAAACGATAAGGGTAGAGAGCGTTTCATAACGGTTGCCGCAACGGGCAAGGCAACGGTCAATTGA